TCAGCGCGGCCACGACGCAGAGCAGCGGCTGCTCGAAGCGCATGTGCGCCTCCTCGAGCACTTCGCCGACCGAGTCGTTGACCTCGATGGCCACGGCCTCGGTATCGGTCAGCAGCTCGAGCGTGCCGATCTGCCGGGCGCGGCGGCCGGGGCGGCGGTCGGGGGTGATCAGGCTGGAGATGTCGTAGGTCAGATCCTCGAAGGTCGTGGTCGACAGCGCCTTGTCCGAGCGGCGCAGGGTCTGGGCGGTGCCCTCGACCATGGTCAGCATCGTGGTGTCGGACTCGCTGCGCACGATATAGGCGGTGCGGGCGGTGTAGATCACCTCGCGGTCCTTCAGACGGCGGTCCGACAGGAAGACGTCGCGCAGCTCGCCTTCGGGCGAGATCTCGCGGATGTAGAAGGTCACGCCCTTGGCCGGGTGCAGGAAGGTGCCCTCGTGCAGCAGCCGGGCCGAGACCGAGCCCGAGATTTCCGCCTCGCGCTCGCGCAGCTGGCCGTAAGAAAGGGGCACCAGAACATGCGCCAGCACCGCCATCATTGCGCCGATGATAAGCCCGAAGACCAGCACCGGCCGCGCCAGCCGCCAGGGCGAGTAGCCGGTGGCCTGCACCACGGTCAGCTCCGAATCGTTGCTCGAGCGGTTGATCACGTAGACCGAGGCGGCAAAGGCCGCGATGGGCAGCACGATGGCGATCACCGCCGGCAGGCTGAGCAGGGTGAATTCGATGAAAATGCCGCCGGAATGGCCATCGGCGATCAGGTCGCCGAACAGGTTCACCGCGCGGTTCACCCAGTAAACCATCACCAGCACCAGCGAGAAAAACCCGAACAGGACCATGAGCTGCGACAGCATGTATCTGTCGAATCTCTGCACTTCACTTCCCCCGGTTTTCCGTTGGCGACGACCCTAGACGATCGCTCTTCGCGGGAAAAGGTGCCTCTGGTCAAGCCGATTGCGGCGCTCTAGGAGTCTTGGACCGGACACAATGACGACAGACAAGCAGGGAAGGCGGGCGAATGACCCAGTTGCGCACATTCGAATTTTCGGCGGTGGACCTCGACGGGCTGGCGGAGCGGCAGGGCAGGATCGCGCTGCTGGTCAATACCGAAGGCCGGATGAGCCCCGGTGCGCGCCGGCTGAACCGCCTGACCAAGGGGGCGCTGGCGCGGCTGCTCGAAGCGGAGCGTTGGGAAAAGGCCAAGGCGGGCGAGGTGATCTCGCTGGCCTATCCGGCCGGGCTGGCCGCCGAGGCGCTGGACGTGGTGAAGCTCGAGCGCCGTCCCTCTGTTGCCGAGGCGCGCAAGGCGGGCGCGGCACTGGCCTCGGTCGCAGGCGGCAAGGCGCTGACCCTGGTCGGCGAGAGCACCGCGCGGCTGGAGCATCTGGCGCTCGCGTTGGCGCTGCGCGGCCATGCGGTGGTCAATCACAAGTCCGAGAGCGCCGAGGCGCCCGAGCCCGCGACCATCCTCTGTGCCAAGCCTGAAGAGACCGGCAAGGCCGCGGCCTCGCTGCTGGCGGTGGCCGAGGGCGTCGCCTTTACCCGGGATCTCGTGAGCGAGCCGGCCAACGTGTTGACCACCGAGGAATTTGCCGCGCGGCTCGAGGCGCTCACCGAGCTCGGCGTCGAGGTCGAGGTTCTCGAAGAGGAGCGCATGGCCAAGCTTGGCATGAACGCGCTGCTGGCCGTGGGGCAGGGCTCTGCCGCGCCGTCGAAAATGGTGGTGATGCGCTGGAAGGGTGCCGAGGGCGATCCGCTGGCGTTGGTCGGCAAGGGCGTCGTCTTTGACACCGGCGGCATCTCGCTGAAGCCGGGGCCGGGCATGGAAGACATGACCATGGACATGGGCGGCGCGGGCACGGTGGCAGGCGTGATGAAGGCGCTGGCCCTGCGCAAGGCCGCGGCGCACGTCGTTGGCCTCGTCGGCCTCGTCGAGAACATGCCTTCGGGCACCGCGATGCGCCCGGGCGACATCGTGACGTCGATGAAGGGCGATACGATCGAGATCCTCAACACCGACGCCGAGGGCCGGCTCGTGCTCTGCGATGTGCTGTGGTACGCGCAGGAACACGTGAAGCCCGCCGCGATGGTCGATCTGGCGACCCTCACCG
The sequence above is a segment of the Alloyangia pacifica genome. Coding sequences within it:
- a CDS encoding leucyl aminopeptidase, whose amino-acid sequence is MTQLRTFEFSAVDLDGLAERQGRIALLVNTEGRMSPGARRLNRLTKGALARLLEAERWEKAKAGEVISLAYPAGLAAEALDVVKLERRPSVAEARKAGAALASVAGGKALTLVGESTARLEHLALALALRGHAVVNHKSESAEAPEPATILCAKPEETGKAAASLLAVAEGVAFTRDLVSEPANVLTTEEFAARLEALTELGVEVEVLEEERMAKLGMNALLAVGQGSAAPSKMVVMRWKGAEGDPLALVGKGVVFDTGGISLKPGPGMEDMTMDMGGAGTVAGVMKALALRKAAAHVVGLVGLVENMPSGTAMRPGDIVTSMKGDTIEILNTDAEGRLVLCDVLWYAQEHVKPAAMVDLATLTGACIVALGHENAAVFSNEDGFAEDFLKAAKTEGEGAWRMPLGQAYDDMLKSPLADMKNIGGRPAGSITAAQFLKRFVRDDMPWIHLDIAGVAKLKSASLLAPAGATGWGVLSLDRMIRDRFERKDG
- the lptF gene encoding LPS export ABC transporter permease LptF, coding for MLSQLMVLFGFFSLVLVMVYWVNRAVNLFGDLIADGHSGGIFIEFTLLSLPAVIAIVLPIAAFAASVYVINRSSNDSELTVVQATGYSPWRLARPVLVFGLIIGAMMAVLAHVLVPLSYGQLREREAEISGSVSARLLHEGTFLHPAKGVTFYIREISPEGELRDVFLSDRRLKDREVIYTARTAYIVRSESDTTMLTMVEGTAQTLRRSDKALSTTTFEDLTYDISSLITPDRRPGRRARQIGTLELLTDTEAVAIEVNDSVGEVLEEAHMRFEQPLLCVVAALIGYAALMTGSFSRFGVTRQIIGAIFLLVLIKIIESSVSTPVRANGALWPLIYLPSLTGFAITGAMLWQASRMRRPGRTARKSPAPGAAA